From Solidesulfovibrio carbinoliphilus subsp. oakridgensis, the proteins below share one genomic window:
- the trmD gene encoding tRNA (guanosine(37)-N1)-methyltransferase TrmD: protein MQFTIVSLFPEFFDSFLSCGLMAKAVEAGVVAVDRVNPRDFALDRHHTVDDRPYGGGPGMVMGLPTMAAALRSLPRPGKLLMLSPAGKPLTQQMAGELAGEEALTLLCGRYEGIDARIFDLFDITPVSVGDFVLSGGESAAACLMEAVARLVPGFMGKDASADEESFSSGLLEYPHYTRPEVFEGLPVPPELLSGHHAAIADWRRRRSLETTLGLRPDLFDQTAIGVADADFLRSRPRTRSGRNMHLGLVHGPVVLKDGKVGTVSLTNLDVHDIARVSRTYGLGGFEVVSPLRDQLTLAGRIVDHWRTGPGSRANPDRGEALSLVRLHEGLDAALAAVAADHGREAALVATSAKGPATLSFAAAREMIRARPVLVVLGTGHGLAEEVLARAEGVLPPLRPFSDYNHLSVRAAAGILTDRLLGDAS, encoded by the coding sequence GTGCAGTTCACCATCGTCAGTCTCTTCCCGGAATTTTTCGATTCCTTCCTTTCCTGCGGGCTGATGGCCAAGGCGGTGGAGGCTGGCGTGGTGGCCGTGGACCGGGTGAACCCCCGCGATTTCGCCCTGGACCGGCACCATACCGTGGACGACCGGCCGTATGGCGGCGGCCCGGGCATGGTGATGGGCCTGCCGACGATGGCGGCGGCGTTGCGGTCCCTGCCGCGTCCGGGAAAGCTCTTGATGCTGTCGCCGGCCGGGAAACCGCTGACCCAGCAGATGGCCGGGGAGCTGGCCGGGGAAGAGGCACTGACGCTTTTGTGCGGCCGGTACGAGGGCATCGACGCCCGGATTTTCGATCTCTTTGACATCACGCCGGTGTCGGTGGGGGATTTCGTCCTGTCCGGGGGGGAATCGGCCGCCGCCTGCCTGATGGAGGCCGTGGCCCGGCTGGTGCCGGGATTCATGGGCAAGGACGCCTCGGCCGACGAGGAGAGCTTTTCCTCCGGGCTTCTGGAGTATCCGCACTACACCCGACCGGAAGTGTTCGAGGGCCTGCCCGTGCCGCCGGAGCTCCTGTCCGGCCACCACGCGGCCATTGCCGACTGGCGGAGAAGGCGGTCGCTTGAGACGACGCTTGGCCTGCGGCCCGATCTTTTCGACCAGACCGCCATCGGCGTGGCGGACGCCGATTTTTTGCGGAGCCGGCCCCGGACGCGGTCAGGGCGCAACATGCACCTGGGCCTGGTGCACGGTCCGGTGGTGCTCAAGGACGGGAAAGTCGGCACGGTCTCTTTGACAAATCTCGACGTCCACGATATAGCGCGCGTTTCCCGTACCTACGGTCTGGGCGGGTTCGAAGTGGTGTCCCCGCTCAGGGACCAGCTGACCCTGGCCGGGCGCATCGTGGACCACTGGCGCACGGGTCCGGGCTCCCGGGCCAATCCGGACCGGGGCGAGGCCCTGTCCCTGGTGCGGCTGCACGAGGGGCTGGACGCGGCCCTGGCGGCGGTTGCCGCCGACCACGGCCGGGAGGCGGCGCTTGTCGCCACCAGCGCCAAGGGTCCGGCCACGCTGTCGTTCGCGGCAGCCCGGGAAATGATCCGTGCGCGTCCGGTGCTGGTGGTGCTTGGCACCGGACATGGGTTGGCCGAGGAAGTGCTGGCCCGGGCCGAAGGGGTCTTGCCGCCGCTGCGGCCGTTTTCGGACTATAATCATCTGTCGGTGCGGGCCGCGGCCGGCATCCTTACCGACAGGCTGCTTGGCGACGCCTCCTGA
- the rplS gene encoding 50S ribosomal protein L19, translating into MNVINQIEREQLRMDIPAFRPGDTVKVHLRILEGEKERIQVFQGAVLRLRKGSVDSTFTVRKVSDGIGVERIFPMHSPFIERVEVVSQGKVRRSRLYYLRALRGKAARIKTKTSWES; encoded by the coding sequence ATGAACGTGATCAACCAGATCGAGCGGGAACAGTTGCGCATGGATATCCCGGCGTTTCGCCCGGGCGACACCGTGAAAGTGCACCTGCGTATTCTTGAGGGTGAAAAAGAGCGCATCCAGGTTTTCCAGGGTGCCGTGCTGCGCCTGCGCAAGGGCTCCGTGGATTCCACCTTCACCGTGCGCAAGGTGTCCGACGGCATCGGTGTCGAGCGTATTTTTCCCATGCACTCCCCGTTTATCGAGCGGGTGGAAGTGGTTTCCCAGGGCAAGGTGCGTCGCAGCCGCCTGTACTACCTGCGCGCCCTTCGCGGCAAGGCCGCCCGCATCAAGACGAAGACCAGCTGGGAATCCTAG
- a CDS encoding ribonuclease HII, with amino-acid sequence MRLTSATCGPLVVGIDEAGRGCLAGPVVAAAVVLPEACQLPGLTDSKKLSATKRDRLAPAIKVQAVAWGLGVAWPAEVDRINILQATFAAMARAVRAMRAAPTVLRIDGDKRIPAAYLNFLDEAPVQEAIIGGDLTVPAISAASILAKTSRDRMMTVFARQFPGYGFEGHKGYGVAAHLAALRQLGPCRIHRLTFRGVLPETSRQLGLPGL; translated from the coding sequence ATGCGTCTGACCTCCGCCACCTGCGGCCCCCTCGTGGTCGGCATCGACGAGGCCGGCCGGGGCTGCCTGGCCGGGCCGGTGGTGGCCGCGGCCGTGGTCCTGCCCGAGGCCTGCCAGCTGCCGGGCCTGACCGATTCCAAAAAGCTTTCCGCGACCAAGCGGGACCGCCTGGCGCCGGCCATCAAAGTCCAGGCCGTTGCCTGGGGCCTGGGCGTGGCCTGGCCGGCCGAGGTCGACCGCATAAACATCCTGCAGGCCACCTTCGCGGCCATGGCCCGGGCCGTGCGGGCCATGCGCGCCGCACCGACGGTGCTGCGCATCGACGGCGACAAGCGGATTCCCGCCGCCTACCTGAATTTTCTGGACGAGGCCCCGGTGCAGGAAGCCATCATCGGCGGCGACCTGACCGTGCCCGCCATTTCCGCCGCCTCCATCCTGGCCAAGACCAGCCGCGACCGGATGATGACGGTCTTTGCCCGCCAATTCCCCGGCTACGGCTTCGAGGGCCACAAGGGCTACGGCGTGGCCGCCCATCTGGCCGCCCTGCGCCAACTTGGCCCGTGCCGCATCCACCGCCTGACCTTCCGGGGCGTCCTGCCCGAAACGTCCCGCCAGCTCGGCCTGCCCGGCCTCTGA
- a CDS encoding YraN family protein: MTSPHLLLGREGEAVAEALLVGAGFRVEVRNYRTRGGEVDLICLDGDTVVFVEVKARGPGSLLDRPEEAVTPAKRGRIARAAAAFLSERAWWDRPCRFDVVAVSVHGGRRTATHLPDAFGLEDASGIGRFYQPG; the protein is encoded by the coding sequence ATGACTTCCCCCCACCTTCTCCTGGGCCGCGAAGGCGAGGCCGTGGCCGAGGCGTTGCTCGTCGGCGCGGGGTTCCGGGTCGAGGTCCGCAATTACCGGACGCGGGGCGGGGAGGTGGATCTCATTTGCCTGGACGGCGACACGGTGGTCTTCGTGGAGGTCAAGGCCCGGGGGCCGGGGAGCCTCCTTGATCGGCCGGAGGAGGCCGTGACCCCGGCCAAGCGGGGGCGGATCGCACGGGCGGCTGCGGCCTTTTTGTCCGAGCGGGCCTGGTGGGACCGGCCCTGCCGGTTTGACGTGGTGGCCGTGTCGGTCCATGGCGGACGCCGCACGGCCACCCATCTGCCCGATGCCTTCGGCCTGGAGGACGCCTCGGGAATCGGACGGTTCTACCAGCCGGGGTAG
- a CDS encoding RNA recognition motif domain-containing protein, giving the protein MSKKLYVGNLSFNSTEDDIRTQFATFGEVISVNLITDRETGRLRGFGFVEMDEEGARAAIQGMDGKDFGGRNLKVNEAEDKPRSGGGGGGGGRGNRSW; this is encoded by the coding sequence TTGTCTAAGAAACTTTACGTCGGGAACCTTTCCTTCAATTCCACTGAGGATGACATCCGTACCCAGTTCGCCACCTTCGGCGAAGTCATCAGCGTCAACCTCATCACCGACAGGGAAACCGGCCGTCTTCGCGGCTTCGGTTTCGTCGAGATGGACGAGGAAGGCGCCCGGGCTGCCATCCAGGGCATGGACGGCAAGGATTTCGGCGGCCGCAATCTGAAAGTCAACGAAGCCGAAGATAAGCCCCGCTCCGGCGGCGGTGGTGGCGGCGGTGGCCGCGGCAATCGCAGCTGGTAG
- a CDS encoding calcium-binding protein, whose amino-acid sequence MLTFVDLTDSDVVSDAAEGTGLVGGPIEDANGNSYFIGQPLSSSEAAVISVMNLLASQNAVIRASVASPWELVGGDANDVLSGGLTCNIVYGEGGNDSLGGVFGSNILDGGTDNDTLYAGTTPGIYIGGDGTDTILLPSSSGAVNLCATSIVYTDPTTSTTSVLTGYAAVDTFTGANYGFIDSSVENVTFVASGTTVSLSTLASTNSI is encoded by the coding sequence ATGCTGACGTTTGTTGATCTGACCGATTCCGATGTTGTCTCCGATGCCGCCGAGGGCACGGGTCTTGTCGGTGGCCCCATCGAGGACGCCAACGGCAACAGCTACTTCATCGGCCAACCCCTGTCCTCGAGCGAGGCTGCGGTCATTTCCGTCATGAATCTGCTGGCCTCCCAGAATGCGGTCATCCGGGCTTCCGTTGCTTCGCCCTGGGAGCTGGTGGGCGGCGATGCCAATGACGTGCTGTCCGGCGGCTTGACCTGCAACATCGTGTATGGGGAAGGCGGGAACGACAGTCTCGGCGGCGTGTTCGGCAGCAACATCCTGGATGGCGGCACGGACAACGACACGCTCTATGCCGGCACCACGCCGGGGATTTATATCGGCGGCGACGGCACGGATACGATCCTCCTGCCGTCGAGCAGTGGCGCTGTGAATCTGTGCGCCACCAGCATCGTTTACACGGATCCGACGACCAGCACGACCTCCGTGCTGACCGGCTACGCCGCCGTGGACACCTTCACCGGAGCCAACTACGGCTTTATCGACAGCTCGGTGGAGAACGTCACGTTTGTCGCTTCGGGCACCACGGTCAGCCTTTCGACCCTGGCTTCGACCAACTCCATCTAG